The Pyrus communis chromosome 2, drPyrComm1.1, whole genome shotgun sequence genome includes a window with the following:
- the LOC137725446 gene encoding serine/threonine/tyrosine-protein kinase HT1-like codes for MEEEAYSWIRRTKFSHRFDSSRLASLPLALQDNRIAGLKSRPATAVAEAEAAPLKQKSSPSNSKIQRNFVHTPVKRNLLTNKQRSLSPLPQTNLSDAFKEAKSDTKRFSTPHPKRKGMGRLFSKDSHSKSLNSMNTSPLRHLASMKVNDKTKSRKESPWAKYFDHAGGRVNALEAADEFSVDLSKLFLGLKFAHGAHSRLYHGIYNDEAVAVKIIRVPEDDDSGVLAARLEKQFNREVTLLSRLHHPNVIKFIAACRKPPVYCVVTEYLSEGSLRAYLHKLEEKSLPLEKLVAIALDIARGMEYIHSKGVIHRDLKPENVLVDAEFHLKIADFGIACEEAYCDSLSDDPGTYRWMAPEMIKRKSYGRKVDVYSFGLVLWEMVAGAIPYEDMNPIQAAFAVVNKNLRPIIPKGCPSAMQALIEHCWSLHPDKRPEFPQVVKALEQFESSLALDGTLTHVTSPICQDHKKGKLLHRIQKLGPAHPHSTPTPKPKFS; via the exons ATGGAGGAGGAGGCGTATTCTTGGATTCGGAGAACGAAGTTTTCGCATCGGTTTGATTCTTCAAGGTTGGCCTCCCTTCCGTTAGCCCTGCAGGACAACCGGATTGCCGGATTAAAGTCAAGGCCTGCGACAGCGGTGGCAGAAGCGGAAGCGGCTCCCTTGAAGCAGAAATCGAGTCCCAGTAATTCAAAGATACAGAGGAATTTTGTTCATACACCGGTTAAGCGAAATCTCCTTACCAACAAGCAGAGATCTTTGTCCCCTCTGCCTCAGACCAACCTCTCTGATGCGTTCAAGGAAGCCAAGTCTGATACGAAGAGGTTTTCAACACCACATCCTAAGAGAAAGGGGATGGGAAGATTGTTCAGTAAGGATTCGCATAGTAAGTCATTGAATTCGATGAATACGAGCCCCCTCAGGCACTTGGCTTCTATGAAAGTCAATGACAAGACGAAGAGCCGGAAGGAATCGCCTTGGGCCAAGTACTTTGATCATGCTGGCGGGAGAGTTAATGCTTTGGAAGCTGCCGATGAATTTAGTGTTGATTTGTCGAAGCTGTTTCTCGGGCTTAAATTTGCTCATGGGGCGCATAGCAGGCTTTACCATGGTATTTACAATGACGAAGCTGTTGCTGTTAAGATTATCAGGGTGCCAGAGGATGACGATAGCGGAGTCTTGGCAGCTCGATTGGAGAAACAGTTTAATAGAGAAGTCACTCTTCTATCTCGTCTCCACCATCCAAATGTCATAAAG TTCATCGCAGCGTGCAGAAAGCCACCCGTTTATTGTGTAGTCACGGAATATCTATCAGAGGGTTCCTTGAGGGCATATCTCCACAAACTTGAGGAAAAGTCTCTTCCTCTGGAGAAACTGGTTGCCATTGCATTGGACATTGCTCGGGGAATGGAATACATACACTCAAAAGGAGTCATTCATCGGGACCTTAAGCCCGAAAATGTTCTTGTTGATGCAGAATTCCACCTGAAAATTGCCGATTTTGGTATAGCTTGTGAGGAGGCGTACTGTGATTCGTTGTCTGATGACCCTGGGACATACCGTTGGATGGCCCCAGAGATGATCAAGCGTAAATCCTATGGGCGTAAGGTTGACGTGTACAGTTTTGGACTCGTCTTGTGGGAAATGGTGGCTGGAGCAATCCCCTACGAGGATATGAATCCCATTCAGGCTGCTTTTGCTGTTGTAAACAAG AATTTGAGGCCTATTATCCCGAAGGGTTGCCCGTCTGCAATGCAAGCATTGATCGAGCATTGTTGGTCCTTGCATCCGGACAAAAGGCCCGAGTTTCCGCAGGTTGTAAAAGCATTGGAGCAATTCGAGTCTTCCCTCGCCCTCGACGGAACCTTGACTCATGTAACAAGTCCAATCTGCCAAGATCACAAGAAGGGGAAGCTCCTTCACCGGATTCAGAAGCTTGGTCCTGCGCATCCTCATAGTACACCAACGCCTAAGCCCAAATTCTCTTGA